The Falco naumanni isolate bFalNau1 chromosome 1, bFalNau1.pat, whole genome shotgun sequence genome window below encodes:
- the LOC121081712 gene encoding coiled-coil domain-containing protein 183-like, with the protein MPIQVAQEKLQADTYERVNTCNMLLRQVRQRRQVREELQRRLQQLQDAAMPDKRQQAQAQAICQLEKNIEKVLLKVHTGQKVTALYLAVRDVLRKELAHLPPHLDLLCKVAELYGRELQDMDLMALKACKAADRAKVRWPGAPRGPFPPSRAHRRHHVPRSCWVCLQPRAKEPELGLPTAPRWLHSSSRVSLLGRAALGLGTACPKPQLRRRQHAPPASPPCPLSFPACLLGDGAGHC; encoded by the exons ATGCCCATCCAGGTGGCCCAGGAGAAGCTCCAGGCCGACACCTATGAACGGGTGAACACCTGCAACATGCTGCTGCGCCAGGTGAGGCAGCGGAGACAAGTGCgggaggagctgcagaggcggctgcagcagctgcaggatgctgcgATGCCTGACAAGCGGCAGCAGGCACAGGCGCAG gccatttgccagctggagaaaaacattGAGAAGGTGCTCCTCAAAGTCCACACTGGACAGAAGGTGACCGCCCTGTACCTGGCGGTGCGGGATGTCCTGAGGAAG GAGCTGGCCCACCTGCCTCCGCACCTGGACCTCCTGTGCAAGGTGGCCGAGCTGTATGGTAGGGAGCTTCAGGACATGGATCTCATGGCCTTGAAGGCCTGCAAAGCCGCTGACAGAGCCAAGGTGAGGTGGCCAGGGGCACCTCGGGGCCCTTTTCCACCCTCCAGAGCCCACCGACGGCACCATGTGCCCCGGAGCTGCTGGGTGTGCCTTcaaccaagagcaaaagagccGGAGCTGGGCTTGCCCACAGCGCCCCGATGGCTCCATAGCTCCTCGCGGGTGTCGCTCTTGGGccgggctgccctggggctggggacagcctgcccgAAGCCCCAGCTACGGCGAAGGCAGCACGCTCCACCCGCCAGCCCTCCTTGCCCACTATCCTTCCCAGCCTGTCTACTTGGCGACGGGGCTGGTCATTGCTGA
- the LOC121086132 gene encoding glutamine-rich protein 2-like — MARSKRSKRSKRSQTLLAETAPLSLPQLLELAIANSNGTTVVNYYELRRLLGGILWLLEGILRLLDLWKLPGQQQGLSPTQPEGAQPAEASPGLEEAAGGTQAWPQGQSSKGQEVQEHLLQKTTSSPRVPSAAADVKEMEEGDVSGVSKAVALYRNLLEEMSGVTVAQACMAEDLRTIQKALGLEGTGGQSAPAEPQASAVDTLHGASSALGPKEPGTQPAPSTTKGSPQKWAGAPSDQARTSDGSTTSPGTQPESPGIQATLAGVQPEASSTQTASLEMQPALQGTQGRGAEVQPGPLCTDPSPQSATEVSPEATGFAQGMQVDAAGPVAAPSMQPARVGQPAPETSWATAQGLEMPLNVVSPLQEPAMGSHSDHSVDTAEALRQVGQLGLLYTSPKEQVAQLEATKAGHGEVEKLSLLFLKEGKESISSVLADLQDQKSSLQGLAGDLQGEKGKIRQLEDVLQKLQEAGSACQEDDKETTLHLGTMVRELQQEMRELREQQLAREATLEQRVTEVAAQLQEQLDKLKAMERGVGQEQAVCPDCNMNASGQLGQLLRCYQKLQEQVNLQAAGKVARQLPGRSQQDKGLLEHIQANVKQTQEDCDRLSRVTGNLVADCQRKQGDLEVLFQSVERLQRDKAAKEDLALELEVKADKAALAGKVNCTQFESNIERLYEAIEEVRSQVTGQGQGWQEVQQQLSELREEMDSKLDRLELGPFQRELENWKRSLKQLKERLPAMPDGGAGIKK, encoded by the exons ATGGCGAGATCGAAGAGATCGAAGAGATCGAAGAGATCGCAGACGCTGCTAGCGGAGACGGCCCCGctcagcctgccccagctgctggagcttgCCATTGCGAACTCCAACGGCACGACCGTCGTCAACTACTATGAACTgcgcaggctgctggggggcatcctctggctgctggagggcaTCCTCAGGCTGCTGGACCTGTGGaagctgcctgggcagcagcaggggctcaGCCCAACGCAGCCGGAGGGGGCCCAGCCTGCCGAGGCCTCCCCCGGGCTGGAGGAGGCGGCAGGTGGGACCCAGGCCTGGCCACAGGGCCAGAGCTCCAAGGGCCAGGAGGTGCAGGAGCACCTGCTGCAGAAGaccaccagcagcccccggGTCCCCTCTGCAGCCGCTGATGTGAAGGAGATGGAGGAAGGCGATGTGAGCGGTGTCTCCAAG GCCGTGGCGCTCTACCGGAATCTCCTGGAGGAGATGAGCGGGGTGACGGTGGCACAGGCCTGCATGGCGGAGGACCTCAGGACGATCCAGAAGGCACTCGGCttg gaAGGCACTGGGGGCCAGTCTGcccctgctgagccccaggcTTCAGCTGTGGACACGCTGCATGGAGCGAGCTCAGCGCTGGGGCCGAAGGAGCCAGGGACACagcctgcccccagcaccaccaaggGGAGCCCTCAGAAGTGGGCAGGTGCTCCCTCTGATCAAGCAAGGACTTCTGATGGGAGCACCACCTCCCCGGGGACACAGCCAGAGTCCCCTGGGATCCAGGCCACTCTTGCAGGGGTGCAACCAGAGGCCTCCAGCACCCAGACTGCCTCCTTGGAGATGCAGCCAGCACTTCAAGGGAcccagggcagaggagcagaggttCAGCCAGGCCCCCTCTGCACGGACCCCAGCCCTCAGAGTGCAACGGAGGTGTCCCCTGAGGCCACTGGCTTTGCTCAGGGGATGCAAGTTGATGCTGCAGGTCCCGTGGCTGCACCCAGCATGCAGCCTGCCAGGGTCGGACAGCCAGCCCCAGAGACCTCCTGGGCAACAGCCCAGGGCTTAGAGATGCCCCTCAACGTTGTGTCCCCCTTGCAAGAGCCAGCGATGGGTTCCCACTCTGACCACTCTGTGGACACAGCAGAGGCTCTACGCCAGGTTGGACAGCTGGGCCTCCTCTACACAAGCCCGAAGGAGCAGGTGGCCCAGCTGGAAGCCACCAAGGCAGGACATGGGGAGGTTGAGAAGCTGAGCCTGCTCTTCCTGAAGGAAG GCAAGGAGAGCATCAGCAGCGTCCTGGCAGACCTCCAGGACCAGAAGTCCTccctgcaggggctggctggtgACCTGCAGGGCGAGAAGGGGAAG AtcaggcagctggaggatgTGCTTCAaaagctgcaggaggctggatCTGCCTGCCAAGAGGATGACAAGGAGACTACACTGCACCTGGG GACCATGGTGCGGGAGCTACAGCAGGAAATGAGGGAgctgagggagcagcagctcgCAAGAGAGGCCACGTTGGAGCAGAGGGTGACAGAGgtggctgcccagctgcaggagcag ctggacaAGCTGAAGGCGATGGAGAGGGGcgtggggcaggagcaggcagtgtGCCCCGACTGCAACATGAACGCCagtgggcagctggggcagctcctgcggTGCTACCAGAAGCTCCAGGAGCAGGTGAACTTGCAGGCAGCGGGCAAGGTGGCGCGGCAGCTGCCGGGGAGGAGCCAG CAGGACaaggggctgctggagcacaTCCAGGCCAATGTCAAACAGACCCAAGAGGACTGTGACAGACTGAGCCGCGTCACAGGGAATCTTGTAGCTGACTGTCAGCGGAAGCAGGGAGACCTAGAG GTTCTGTTCCAGTCCGTGGAAAGACTGCAGAGGGACAAAGCTGCGAAGGAAGACCTGGCGCTGGAACTGGAAGTG AAAGCAGACAAAGCTGCCCTGGCCGGCAAAGTCAACTGCACGCAGTTTGAGTCCAACATAGAGCGACTGTACGAGGCCATAGAGGAGGTGCGGAGCCAGGTGACaggccaggggcagggctggcaggaggtccagcagcagctcagtgagCTCCGTGAAGAGATGGACTCCAAG CTGGACCGCCTGGAGCTGGGGCCTTTCCAGCGGGAGCtagagaactggaagagaagCCTGAAGCAGCTCAAGGAGAGGCTACCGGCGATGCCTGACGGCGGAGCTGGGATTAAGAAGTGA